The DNA segment TGAGCGTCCGGGTCGCCGGGCGACATGGCGACTGCCCGCTTCAGTTCGGCCGCCGCACCGTTGATATCGCCTTGCATGCCTTTGACAATGCCCAGGTTTATCAGAGCGCTTGCGCCCTCGCGAGAGAATTCAGCGGCCTGTTCGAACTGGGCCTGCGCACCCGCCAAGTCTCCCGACTCCATCAGCGCCAGGCCGAGATTGTTGTGTGCCACACCGCTCTCCGGAACGATGCGAACAGCGTGCGCGAATAACGTGCGGCTATCGCGCCACATGGCGATTTGGCGAATACTCAGCACGGAGAAGGCTGCAATCAACAGAAGCACGCATACGGTCAGCACCTTGCGCGCACCGGCCTTGTCGCGCACGAAGTCTGCGAGCAGCCACACTATCGCCACCGCGATTCCGACGCTCGGCACATAGGTGAACCGGTCGGCCATCGCGCGGTGCCCGACCTGTACGAGGCCGATCACGGGTATCAGCGTGCCGAGATACCACAACCATCCCACGAGCACGTATGGCCGCGTCCGCGCGAGGTATAAGGATAAGGCGGTGATTACCAAGAGGGCTGCCGCACAAGCGACAACGGTCACTGTCGCGTACCCTTCGCTGGGGAAGGGATAGTGCACAGACAAATCGAACGGCCAGACCATCTTCCCGAGATAAGCGACGTAGGACACGATTACGTTTTCGACGCGCAGCCACAGCGGATATTGCACAAGAGTCTTGGATGCGCCCTGGCCATGACTGACGCGAAACGTGATGATGGAACAGATGAAGCTCAACAGGAAAAGAGGAATCTTCTCCATCACGAGACGTGCCGCTGTCGGGCGCGATACGCCTTCAGTAAGGTCGACTCGCCGTAGTCTCGCCAGCGGCCAGTAGTCCAGCAACAGGAGCGCGCACGGCAGGGTAACGGCCATGGGTTTGGCCATCAGCGCGCACGCCGCTGCCAGAAAGACCATGGCATAGCGTGTCCACGCCGGCTTCTTTGCATAGTGGGCGTACGCGAGAATCGTCGCGAACCAGAATGCCGCGTACAGTACGTCCTTCCGCTCCGCCGCCCATGCAACCGACTCGACGCGTAACGGGTGAACAGCAATGAGCGCGGCAGCAATCGCGCTGCGCCAGGGGGAGCCTGTCATGCGCGCCAAGGCTACGAATAATAGGGACATTCCAAGAGCATGGATGAAGACGGCCATGAGGTGGTGCCCGGCGGGATTCATGCCGAACAGCGACACGTCGGCCATATGTGACAGCCATGTAAGCGGATGCCAAATCGCGAAATAGCCCGTCGTGAAGGCCCATTGCACGCCACTCCACGTGAGTCCGGCGCGCACCTGGGGGGTCTGCGTGATCAGCCGGGGATCGTCGAAATTGATGAACGCGTTATGCCGCACGCCTTGAAAGACCAGAATGGTCAGCAGAAAAAGCGTGG comes from the Candidatus Hydrogenedentota bacterium genome and includes:
- a CDS encoding tetratricopeptide repeat protein, which translates into the protein MENETPSGKPGAHNIIFAATLFLLTILVFQGVRHNAFINFDDPRLITQTPQVRAGLTWSGVQWAFTTGYFAIWHPLTWLSHMADVSLFGMNPAGHHLMAVFIHALGMSLLFVALARMTGSPWRSAIAAALIAVHPLRVESVAWAAERKDVLYAAFWFATILAYAHYAKKPAWTRYAMVFLAAACALMAKPMAVTLPCALLLLDYWPLARLRRVDLTEGVSRPTAARLVMEKIPLFLLSFICSIITFRVSHGQGASKTLVQYPLWLRVENVIVSYVAYLGKMVWPFDLSVHYPFPSEGYATVTVVACAAALLVITALSLYLARTRPYVLVGWLWYLGTLIPVIGLVQVGHRAMADRFTYVPSVGIAVAIVWLLADFVRDKAGARKVLTVCVLLLIAAFSVLSIRQIAMWRDSRTLFAHAVRIVPESGVAHNNLGLALMESGDLAGAQAQFEQAAEFSREGASALINLGIVKGMQGDINGAAAELKRAVAMSPGDPDAHFNLAVALQALGDRAGAAEHFKEALRLRPSYAEARAGLDALGTP